acaataactGCAACATATCTACTCGAACCACTTTTTATATAATCAATTAGAGCTAGGTTTAAaatgtcttttatttttctaatgtttctttctttagaacaaaatttaaaaaaaaaaacaaatttttaactaCAACAATGGAGAAAAtagaagatattttttttaatgggaaAGGTTAAAGCTAACTTTGCCAATATGTAAATTAGGCAAAGAGCTTTCCAAAATGGCATTTAATTTTCCATAAATACTCCATTACTTTTCCTAATGTCAACTCCTCTAAATTACACCTCTAATCTACTTACCaccataaaataaattctccaacataatttataaaaacaatactacaaataaacataaaaatgtataaatacagtaaatttggaaataaaagGGCGAAGGGTTATTagcaaaaaaaggaaaaggagaaagaagagCAGAATCCCGTGTTTTGCTTGAAGCCAAGGCTTCCTTcctttaccttttcttttttttgcttttttccGTCTTTCACAAACTCCATATTTCACCCATTtctattaaaacaaaatgctTTCCAATCCTCAAAACCATCTAAAAAAGCTCTCCGCCGCCGACGATTGGATTTCCGAATCCATCAATGGCGGATCCTTACGCCACGTCGACCTTCAAACCGGAACCAACGGCTGGGCTTCACCTCCTGGCGACCTCTTCTGCATCCGTTCCACAAACTACTTCACGAAACGCCAGAAATGTCCCGCCGGCGATTACTTGCTTTTCCCCGCCGGTATGGACTGGCTGAAATCCACTTCTAAACTTGAAAACGTCATGGCCCGTGAAGACAATCGTGTCTCTTCATCTCTCCGTCGTGCACAGTCCGAAGGAAAATCGTCCAAGAGCTTCATTTTTGCCGTTAACCTTCAAATCCCTAACAAGGATCAATACAGCGCCGTGATCTATTTCGCCGCGAAAGATCCGATTCCGACCGGCTCGCTTCTACACCGGTTCATTCACGGCGATGATTCCTTCAGAAACCAGCGGTTCAAGATCGTGAACCGGATCGAAAAAGGACCGTGGGTTGTGAAAAAAACTGTTGGAAACTATAGCGCCTGTTTGCTCGGAAAAACGTTAACGTGTAGTTATCATAGAGGTTCGAATTACTTTGAGATCGATGTGGATATCGGAAGCTCGGCATTAGCAAGTGCGATTTTGCGCTTGACATTGCATTATGTAGATTCCGTCACGATCGACATGGGGTTTGTGTTGGAGGCAGTGACGGAGGATGAGTTGCCGGAAAGATTAATCGGCGCCGTCAGGGTTTCTCAGATTGAGATGGCGGCGGCGATGGAGGTTGAATCGGATGCGGGAACGCCGCGGCGGTTAGAGAATGGGAAGACGGATCAACGGCGGGATCAGTTGTGAGTAACGACGAAATTGAGGAAAAGGATTTGTGATTGGAACTCATTTCTCGGATTGAATATTCTTCAAAACGTAAATAAATGAATCGAATCATAAAAATCCTCAAAGTTTGGAAGtgttcaattctttttttttaaaaaattaatgttgaattTGAGTAACATAATCAATATTTCTCACCATTAGATTTTGAtgaatatgatttttgttaGGCTTGTACTAAGTGGATTATTTGAtctctaatttaaaattctttttcaattgaTTGTTAATctaatttccaaattttcgATTTTAAGttagtatttaaaattaactccattcttattattatttctaataaGGTCGTGGTCCTCTCTATGGATGGTTATAGTTGTGGATTTATTAAGGAGTGGATTTATTAAGGAGTCGGCGCACGTACCCTAGtgctttattttattgttattaaattatgCTATAATTATGTCACTGTAAAACTACAAGGTTAACATTTCTTATGCTTTGTTTATTGTCTTTAAAACCACAAGGTTAACATTTCTTATGCTTTGTTTATTGTCTTTAAAACCACAAGGTTAACATTTCTTATGGTTTATTTATTGTCTTTATGCATTATTGCACGAGATTTTCagagaaatttgattcgtggcgttgaacttgagttgatattgtatttttgtGAGTTGGTGTTGTATTTTTGTGAATTGATGCGATTCAGAAGAAAGTTTAAATTCTTCTTTGGACCTTatagagtcaaaattttccaaaaatttaCAACCCTTTACAAATGAAAACTCATCTATTTATAGAGCTGATGAACTTTATGAGCTTGAGTATTGATTTATGAATTTGAGTTATATTTAGTATTTGGActcaattaaacttatttttggaTCAAAATAGTATGATTGGTTCATGGATTtgggttatatttagtctttttgaacttaattaagcttctttttgaacttaattaagcttattttttaaccaaaataattaacttgatccaaCGGTTAGGATTAAAACATGACATTATTAGAATTGGCCCatcaatgttttcaatttttaaattgggacacatgtcaattttaattagtcttacattcaattatttgtacttttcatcgttaatttaataaatgatatgaCAATTTGTGATCGGactcaaattttcttattcaacataattatatttcaaaactgaaagaatgttttaaataaataaataaaaggaagagacattttttaaaatagtaaaataaattaaaatatttgcaagttatagtaaaattttggattatatcaattatagtCTTCcatcactatagcatatcaacgacttgatagaatttgttataagttgtaaatattcGGTAAAGTTgactattttctaaaattatccTAAAGGAAAGTTGGTGGATtggacaatatatatatatattgaaagaaagtagaaaaaagaatacttaaaaaaaaaagtagataacaaGAGATGGGTATTcttattcaaattctaaaacatcattttttaaatgaactaaaaagatgaaaatgaaattgtataTCATATATGAATTTAACATGTTTGCTCATTGGAAGCCTAACAATTTTTGAAAGTGACTCTTGATTTTTTAGAAGAGGAATATctattgagtttgattttaatcCAGTTTGTTTCTTGATCATCAAACATtcttaatgtttaattaaaagaactggagtaaattatttatcttctaatattttttttcctaaatcttatttattttcacattttgtaGAAGGTCATGTTCTTATATTTAcatttgtaattattaatttgaacaaaatcaaacaataactAATAGTATTAACTTGTTTCTAAAATCTTCACcactttaaatataaatacttataatatattttattttaagtaagCATCTTCCGCATCAACCTCCAAAGAGTTATCATCATCACTCTTCCTTTAACCAATACAACTACTTAGACTTCTTCGTCTTTAACTATGGTAATAGCAAATCGATAGGTAAGCAAAATGTCAagtgttattttttcttattaattctaCTATGTCTGTGTCGAAGCATGTACAAATTGTCAAAGCATGTTTGAGAAACGTTGAAAAAGCACTATTCCTCTAACACCAAATCAAGTAGGGTTCCACCAACTGCAATGCTTTCAAAATCGAAACTCAAACTCTCGAGCTCTTGAAAATTCATTATAACGAaaacaattaacaaaactttagAGGAAGAGGAGATTAGGTCGCCCTAACTTCAACCGTAGACAACCTTGCTTTGAAAATGAACCTAACAACTTAACTAAAACTTATTTACGAAgcacaaataaaaagtagaggCTAAAggttgtataaaaaaaaaagagatagagATAAAAGCATATAAGAAAACAACTATTTGTGTATATTTGAACTTCTAATCTTTCCATAGAAAAGTACGTGCTAATCAAttgaaacttcaatttttttttttttttgtcatatcaTACAAAGAGGAAACATTACAACTTGCAAGGTTCCAATTACAAGCACtacaattaacaaatatatgaaGCAACAAACAAAAGGCTTTTAATCCTATACATTTGCAAACTtctttcaacctttttttcttctcacacCAATTCTTCACTAATCCAATTTCTTGAAccctttttataaataaaatttttctttttttcccattattttcttttcttttttgaaaatatcattttcttttttttctttttccca
This is a stretch of genomic DNA from Cucumis sativus cultivar 9930 chromosome 4, Cucumber_9930_V3, whole genome shotgun sequence. It encodes these proteins:
- the LOC101216356 gene encoding protein ENHANCED DISEASE RESISTANCE 2-like, producing the protein MLSNPQNHLKKLSAADDWISESINGGSLRHVDLQTGTNGWASPPGDLFCIRSTNYFTKRQKCPAGDYLLFPAGMDWLKSTSKLENVMAREDNRVSSSLRRAQSEGKSSKSFIFAVNLQIPNKDQYSAVIYFAAKDPIPTGSLLHRFIHGDDSFRNQRFKIVNRIEKGPWVVKKTVGNYSACLLGKTLTCSYHRGSNYFEIDVDIGSSALASAILRLTLHYVDSVTIDMGFVLEAVTEDELPERLIGAVRVSQIEMAAAMEVESDAGTPRRLENGKTDQRRDQL